One genomic window of Trichomycterus rosablanca isolate fTriRos1 chromosome 1, fTriRos1.hap1, whole genome shotgun sequence includes the following:
- the LOC134314552 gene encoding protocadherin alpha-3-like: protein MEQRWQASWILNLAFFLLFWRSTMAQTKYSVLEEQKDGTVVGNIAKDLGIDHKSLKERGFRVISTTVEPLFRINQNDGVLYINGKIDREKVCEKGISCLVNLKVALENPLEIHYVAVEIVDINDHAPIFPEKEKRLEITESALSGSRFQLQAARDPDSGTNSVQTYKVSHNEHFLIEIKDGGSDRKMPFLILQKQLDRERNPTHELLLTALDGGKPPKTGTMKITVDVLDVNDNSPVFTKDSYSAKIVENAPIGTTVIQVNATDLDDGLNGEVFYVFGHDVDNDVRDIFNLDPVTGELFVSGHIDFEQMDQYEIYIQASDKATAPLTTDKSILIHVIDVNDNGPDIEVTSFSSTVAENSKLGTTIALISVSDLDSGVNGKVLCLLPENLPFKLIQSSQENTYSLTTASLLDREKISQYNIELVAKDAGEPSLSSIKTIAVLISDVNDNSPEFSFSPYVFYVGENNVPGMPMFSVSARDHDLDKNAMITYQILRDTSKENKLSSLLNINSGSGEMIALTSFDFETVKTFQFHVVATDSGTPSLNTNVTVNVFILDQNDNAPVILYPVSANGSAQGVEEVYCNVNAGYLVTKVRAYDADIGYNGWLLFSLQEISDHSLFGIDRYTGQIRTLRSFTETDYANHKLVILVKDNGNVSLSATATLIIKVVEPKEAFATSDVKSTTRDNKENNITFYLIITLGSVSVLFVISILVLIIIQCSKPTNYSSKYLQDAAYDGTLCHSIQYKSADKQYMLVGPRMSTGSAIVPGSNMTTLVVPDRRGIDSREVSNC, encoded by the coding sequence atggaaCAAAGGTGGCAGGCGTCATGGATACTGAATCTCGCattctttttgttattttggagAAGCACCATGGCACAGACAAAATATTCTGTTCTGGAAGAGCAGAAAGATGGAACTGTGGTTGGAAATATAGCAAAGGATCTGGGTATTGATCACAAAAGCCTAAAGGAAAGAGGTTTTCGCGTCATTTCAACAACGGTGGAGCCTTTGTTCAGGATAAATCAAAATGATGGTGTCTTGTATATAAACGGGAAAATTGATCGGGAAAAGGTATGTGAGAAAGGGATCTCGTGCTTGGTTAATCTGAAAGTCGCTCTTGAAAACCCACTGGAGATACATTACGTAGCAGTTGAGATTGTGGACATAAACGATCATGCTCCGATATTCCCGGAGAAGGAAAAACGTCTGGAAATAACGGAAAGCGCCTTATCTGGGTCACGGTTTCAGTTACAAGCAGCTCGGGATCCGGACAGTGGTACAAATTCGGTGCAAACATATAAAGTCAGCCATAATGAGCATTTTCTAATTGAGATTAAAGACGGAGGATCGGATCGAAAAATGCCTTTCttaattttacaaaaacaattagACAGGGAAAGAAATCCTACCCATGAGCTCCTACTTACAGCGCTGGACGGTGGAAAACCCCCTAAAACCGGCACTATGAAAATAACTGTAGATGTCCTAGATGTAAACGATAATAGTCCAGTTTTTACGAAAGACTCTTACTCTGCTAAGATTGTTGAGAACGCACCAATAGGTACAACTGTAATACAGGTGAACGCAACAGACTTGGACGATGGTTTAAACGGTGAAGTGTTTTACGTGTTTGGTCATGATGTTGACAATGACGTGCGTGATATTTTTAATTTAGATCCTGTTACAGGGGAATTGTTTGTGAGTGGACACATAGATTTTGAACAAATGGACCAATATGAGATTTACATTCAGGCATCGGATAAAGCAACTGCTCCTCTAACAACAGATAAGAGCATTTTAATACACGTTATTGATGTAAATGATAATGGACCAGATATTGAAGTGACGTCATTTTCGAGTACAGTAGCAGAAAATTCGAAGTTGGGAACTACGATAGCACTAATAAGTGTAAGTGATTTAGACTCCGGTGTAAATGGAAAAGTGTTATGCTTGTTACCTGAAAATCTACCTTTCAAGTTAATACAGTCCTCACAGGAAAATACGTACTCATTGACAACTGCGTCTCTGCTTGATAGAGAGAAAATATCACAATACAATATCGAATTAGTCGCCAAAGACGCAGGGGAGCCTTCATTGTCGTCTATTAAAACAATTGCAGTTCTGATATCTGATGTAAATGATAATAGCCCAGAATTTTCCTTTAGCCCATACGTGTTTTATGTAGGAGAAAACAATGTACCAGGCATGCCAATGTTTTCCGTATCTGCTCGTGACCATGATTTAGACAAAAACGCCATGATCACCTACCAGATTTTGCGAGACACCAGCAAGGAAAACAAACTTTCTTCATTACTGAACATAAACTCTGGAAGTGGAGAGATGATTGCACTAACAAGTTTTGACTTTGAGACAGTAAAAACATTTCAGTTCCATGTTGTTGCCACAGATTCTGGAACTCCATCACTGAACACCAACGTCACAGTGAACGTTTTCATTTTAGATCAGAACGACAATGCTCCAGTGATCTTATATCCAGTCAGCGCTAACGGTTCTGCTCAAGGTGTGGAAGAGGTTTACTGCAATGTAAATGCAGGATATTTGGTTACTAAAGTAAGAGCATATGATGCGGACATAGGATACAATGGCTGGTTATTGTTTTCACTTCAGGAAATAAGTGACCACAGTCTCTTCGGTATTGATCGCTATACAGGACAGATCAGGACCCTTCGCTCATTCACAGAAACAGACTATGCCAACCATAAACTGGTCATACTGGTTAAAGACAATGGCAATGTTTCACTTTCAGCAACAGCTACTCTGATTATTAAAGTTGTGGAGCCCAAAGAGGCCTTTGCCACATCAGACGTTAAAAGCACGACAAGAGACAACAAGGAAaataacattacattttatttaatcattactTTGGGTTCGGTTTCGGTGCTTTTTGTCATAAGCATACTCGTGTTGATAATAATACAGTGCTCAAAACCCACAAATTATTCCTCAAAGTATTTACAAGATGCAGCTTATGACGGGACATTGTGTCACAGCATTCAGTACAAATCTGCGGATAAACAATATATGTTGGTTGGACCCAGAATGAGCACTGGTTCTGCTATAGTTCCAGGCAGTAACATGACTACTCTAGTAGTACCAGATCGCAGAGGGATAGACTCCAGAGAGGTAAGCAATTGCTAa
- the LOC134314635 gene encoding protocadherin alpha-3-like, with amino-acid sequence MEQRWHAPRILKLALSLLFWKSTLAQIKYSLLEEQKDRTVVGNIAKDLGIDHKTLKERGFRVISTTVESLFELNPNDGVLYVKGKIDREKVCEKGISCLVNLKVALENPLEIHYVAVEIVDINDHAPIFPEKEKRLEITESVLSGSRFQLQAARDPDSGTNSVQTYKISHNEHFRIEVKDGGSDRKMPFLILQKQLDREGNPTHELLLTALDGGKPPKTGTIQITVDVLDVNDNSPVFTKDSYSAKIVENAPIGTNVIQVNATDLDDGLNGEVFYVFGHDVDNDVHNIFNLDPVTGELFVKGKIDFEKRDQYEIYIQASDKATAPLTTDKSILIHVIDVNDNAPEIEVTSFSSTVAENSKLGTTIALISVSDLDSGVNGKVLCLLPENLPFTLIQSSHENTYSLTTASLLDRENISQYNIELVAEDAGEPSLSSIKTITVLISDVNDNSPEFSFSPYVFYVKENNVPGMPMFSVSARDHDFDKNAMITYQILRDTSKENKFSSLLNINSESGEMFALISFDFETVKTFQIHVVATDSGTPSLNTNVTVNVFILDQNDNAPVILYPVSANGSAEGVEEVYRDVNAGYLVTKVRAYDADIGYNGWLLFSLQEVSDHSLFGLDRYTGQIRTLRAFTETDDANHKLVILVKDNGNVSLSATATMIIKVVEPKEAFAVSDVKSTAGVIEENNITFYLIITLGLVSVLFVMSILVLLIMQCSKSTDYSSKYLQDAAYDGTLCHSIQYKSVDKQYMLVGPRMSTGSTIVPSSNMNTLVAPDRRRIVSGEVSKCKVFVWILMFK; translated from the coding sequence atggaaCAAAGGTGGCACGCGCCACGGATATTGAAGCTTGCACTATCGCTGTTATTTTGGAAAAGCACCCTGGCACAGATAAAATATTCCCTtctggaagaacagaaagaTAGAACAGTAGTTGGAAATATAGCAAAGGATTTGGGAATTGATCACAAAACCCTGAAGGAAAGAGGATTTCGCGTCATATCAACAACGGTGGAGTCTTTGTTCGAGCTAAATCCGAATGATGGTGTCTTGTATGTCAAAGGGAAAATTGATCGGGAAAAGGTATGTGAGAAAGGGATCTCGTGCTTGGTTAATCTGAAAGTCGCTCTTGAAAACCCATTGGAGATACATTACGTAGCAGTTGAGATTGTGGACATAAACGATCATGCTCCGATATTCCCGGAGAAGGAAAAGCGTCTGGAAATAACGGAAAGCGTCTTATCTGGGTCACGGTTTCAGTTACAAGCAGCTCGGGATCCAGACAGTGGTACAAATTCGGTGCAAACATATAAAATCAGTCACAACGAACATTTCCGAATTGAGGTTAAAGACGGAGGATCGGATCGAAAAATGCCTTTCttaattttacaaaaacaattagACAGAGAAGGAAATCCTACCCATGAGCTCCTCCTTACAGCGCTGGACGGTGGAAAACCCCCTAAAACCGGGACTATACAAATAACTGTAGACGTCCTAGATGTAAACGACAATAGTCCAGTTTTTACGAAAGACTCTTACTCTGCTAAGATTGTTGAGAACGCACCAATAGGTACAAATGTAATACAGGTGAACGCAACAGACTTGGACGATGGTTTAAACGGTGAGGTGTTTTACGTGTTTGGTCATGATGTTGACAATGACGTgcataatatttttaatttagaTCCTGTTACAGGGGAATTGTTTGTGAAGGGAAAGATAGATTTTGAAAAAAGAGACCAATATGAGATTTACATTCAGGCATCGGATAAAGCAACTGCTCCTCTAACAACAGATAAGAGCATTTTAATACACGTTATTGATGTAAATGATAATGCACCAGAGATTGAAGTGACGTCATTTTCGAGTACAGTAGCAGAAAATTCGAAGTTGGGAACTACGATAGCACTAATAAGTGTAAGTGATTTAGACTCCGGTGTAAATGGAAAAGTGTTATGCTTGTTACCTGAAAATCTACCTTTTACGTTAATACAGTCCTCACATGAAAATACGTACTCATTAACAACTGCGTCTCTGCTTGATAGAGAGAACATATCGCAATATAATATCGAATTAGTCGCCGAAGACGCAGGGGAGCCTTCATTGTCGTCTATTAAAACAATTACAGTTCTGATATCTGATGTAAATGATAATAGCCCAGAATTTTCCTTTAGCCCATACGTGTTTTATGTGAAAGAAAACAATGTACCAGGCATGCCAATGTTTTCCGTATCTGCTCGTGACCATGATTTCGACAAAAACGCCATGATCACCTACCAGATTTTGCGAGACACCAGCAAGGAAAACAAATTTTCTTCATTACTGAACATAAACTCTGAAAGTGGCGAGATGTTTGCACTAATAAGTTTTGACTTTGAGACAGTGAAAACATTTCAGATTCATGTTGTTGCTACGGATTCTGGAACTCCATCACTGAACACCAACGTCACAGTGAACGTTTTCATTTTAGATCAGAACGACAATGCTCCAGTGATCTTATATCCAGTCAGCGCTAACGGTTCTGCTGAAGGTGTGGAAGAGGTTTACCGCGATGTAAATGCAGGATATTTGGTGACTAAAGTGAGAGCATATGATGCGGACATAGGATACAATGGCTGGTTATTGTTCTCACTTCAGGAAGTAAGTGACCACAGTCTCTTCGGTTTGGATCGCTATACAGGACAGATCAGGACCCTTCGCGCATTCACAGAAACAGACGATGCCAACCATAAACTGGTCATACTGGTTAAAGACAATGGCAATGTTTCACTTTCAGCAACAGCTACCATGATTATCAAAGTTGTGGAGCCCAAAGAGGCCTTTGCTGTTTCAGATGTTAAAAGCACGGCAGGAGTTATTGAGGAAaataacattacattttatCTCATTATTACCTTGGGCTTGGTATCAGTGCTTTTTGTCATGAGCATACTCGTGTTGCTAATAATGCAGTGCTCAAAATCCACAGATTATTCCTCAAAGTATTTACAAGATGCAGCTTATGACGGGACATTGTGTCACAGCATTCAGTACAAATCTGTGGATAAACAATATATGTTGGTTGGACCCAGAATGAGCACTGGTTCCACTATAGTTCCCAGCAGTAACATGAATACTCTAGTGGCACCGGATCGCAGACGGATAGTTTCTGGAGAGGTAAGCAAGTGTAAAGTTTTTGTATGGATACTTATGTTTAAGTAA
- the LOC134314468 gene encoding protocadherin alpha-8-like, which yields MEQRWYVSWILKLAISLLLWKSTLAQIKYSLLEEQKDGTMVGNIAKDLGIDHKTLKERGFRVISAESLFRMNQNDGVLYVNGEIDREKVCEKGISCLVNLKVALENPLEIHYVAVEIVDINDHAPIFPDKEKRLEITEIALSGSRFQLQAARDPDSGTNSVQTYKISHNEHFRIEVKDGGLDRKMPFLILQKQLDRERNPTHELLLTALDGGKPPKTGTIQIIVDVLDVNDNSPVFTKDSYSAKIVENAPIGTTVIQVNATDTDDGLNGEVFYVFGHDVDNDVRDIFNLDPVTGELFVNGHIDFEQRDQYEIYIQASDKATAPLTTDKSILIHVIDVNDNAPDIEVTSFSSTVAEDSKMGTTVALISVSDLDSGVNGKVFCLLPENLPFKLIQSLQENTYSLTIASLLDREKISQYNIELVAKDAGEPSLSSIKTITVLISDVNDNSPEFSFSPYVFYVRENNVPGMPMFSVSACDHDLDKNAMITYQIFKDTGKENKFSSLLNINSESGEMIALTSFDFETIKTFQIHVVATDSGTPSLSTNVTVNVFILDQNDNPPVILYPVSANGSAEGVEEVYRDVNAGYLVTKVRAYDADIGYNGWLLFSLQEVSDHTLFGLDRYTGQIRTLRSYMETDDANHKLVILVKDNGNVSLSATATVIIKVVEPKEAFAASDVKSTAGVIEENNITFYLIITLGLVSVLFVISILMLLIMQCSKSTDFSSKYLQDAAYDGTLCHSIQYKSADKQYMLVGPRMSTGSAIVPGSNMTTLVAPDRRRIVSVEVSCC from the coding sequence ATGGAACAAAGGTGGTATGTGTCATGGATACTGAAGCTTGCAATATCGCTGTTATTATGGAAAAGCACTCTGGCACAGATAAAATATTCCCTTCTGGAAGAGCAGAAAGATGGAACTATGGTTGGAAATATAGCAAAGGATCTGGGTATTGATCACAAAACCCTAAAGGAAAGAGGATTTCGCGTCATATCGGCAGAGTCTTTGTTCAGGATGAATCAAAATGATGGTGTCTTGTATGTCAACGGGGAAATTGATCGGGAAAAGGTATGTGAGAAAGGGATCTCGTGCTTGGTTAATCTGAAAGTCGCTCTTGAAAACCCCTTAGAGATACATTACGTAGCAGTTGAGATTGTGGACATAAACGATCATGCTCCGATATTCCCGGATAAGGAAAAACGTCTAGAAATAACGGAAATTGCCTTATCCGGGTCACGGTTTCAGTTACAAGCAGCACGGGATCCAGACAGTGGTACAAATTCGGTGCAAACATATAAAATCAGTCACAACGAACATTTCCGAATTGAGGTTAAAGACGGAGGATTGGATCGAAAAATGCCTTTCttaattttacaaaaacaattagACAGGGAAAGAAATCCTACCCATGAGCTCCTACTTACAGCGTTAGACGGTGGAAAACCCCCTAAAACCGGGACTATACAAATAATTGTAGATGTCCTAGATGTAAACGACAATAGTCCAGTTTTTACGAAAGACTCTTACTCTGCTAAGATTGTTGAGAACGCACCAATAGGTACAACTGTAATACAGGTAAACGCGACAGACACGGACGATGGTTTAAACGGTGAAGTGTTTTACGTGTTTGGTCATGATGTTGACAATGACGTGCGTGATATTTTTAATTTAGATCCTGTTACAGGGGAATTGTTTGTGAATGGACACATAGATTTTGAACAAAGGGACCAATATGAGATTTACATTCAGGCATCGGATAAAGCAACTGCTCCTCTAACAACAGATAAGAGCATTTTAATACACGTTATTGATGTAAATGATAATGCACCAGATATTGAAGTGACGTCATTTTCGAGTACGGTAGCAGAGGATTCGAAAATGGGAACTACAGTAGCACTAATTAGTGTAAGTGATTTAGACTCCGGTGTAAATGGAAAAGTGTTTTGCTTGTTACCTGAAAATCTACCTTTCAAGTTAATACAGTCCTTACAGGAAAATACGTACTCGTTGACAATTGCGTCTCTGCTTGATAGAGAGAAAATATCGCAATACAATATCGAATTAGTCGCCAAAGACGCAGGGGAGCCTTCATTGTCGTCTATTAAAACAATTACAGTTCTGATATCTGATGTAAATGATAATAGTCCAGAATTTTCCTTTAGCCCATACGTGTTTTATGTAAGAGAAAACAATGTACCAGGCATGCCCATGTTTTCCGTATCTGCTTGTGACCATGATTTAGACAAAAACGCCATGATCACCTACCAGATTTTCAAAGACACAGGCAAGGAAAACAAATTTTCTTCATTACTAAACATAAACTCTGAAAGTGGAGAGATGATTGCACTAACAAGTTTTGACTTCGAGACAATCAAAACATTTCAGATTCATGTTGTTGCTACGGATTCTGGAACTCCATCACTGAGCACCAACGTCACAGTGAACGTTTTCATTTTAGATCAGAACGACAATCCTCCAGTGATCTTATATCCAGTCAGCGCTAACGGTTCTGCTGAAGGTGTGGAAGAGGTTTACCGCGATGTAAATGCAGGATATCTTGTGACTAAAGTGAGAGCATATGATGCGGACATAGGATACAATGGCTGGTTATTGTTTTCACTCCAGGAAGTAAGTGACCACACTCTCTTTGGTTTGGATCGCTATACAGGACAGATCAGGACCCTTCGCTCATACATGGAAACCGACGATGCCAACCATAAACTGGTCATACTGGTTAAAGACAATGGCAATGTTTCACTTTCAGCAACAGCTACCGTGATTATTAAAGTTGTGGAGCCCAAAGAGGCCTTTGCTGCTTCAGATGTTAAAAGCACGGCAGGAGTCATTGAGGAAaataacattacattttatCTCATTATTACCTTGGGCTTGGTATCAGTGCTTTTTGTCATAAGCATACTCATGTTGCTAATAATGCAATGCTCAAAATCCACAGATTTTTCCTCAAAGTATTTACAAGATGCAGCTTATGACGGGACATTGTGTCACAGCATTCAGTATAAATCTGCGGATAAACAATATATGTTGGTTGGACCCAGAATGAGCACTGGTTCTGCTATAGTTCCAGGCAGTAACATGACTACTCTAGTGGCACCGGATCGCAGACGGATAGTTTCAGTAGAGGTAAGCTGTTGTTAA
- the LOC134309126 gene encoding protocadherin alpha-3-like, which yields MEQRWQASWILNLAISLLFWRSTMAQTKYSVLEEQKDGTVVGNIAKDLGIDHKSLKERGFRVISTTVDPLFRINQNDGVLYINGEIDREKVCEKGISCLVNLKVALENPLEIHYVAVEIVDINDHAPIFPEKEKRLEITESLLSGSRFQLQAARDPDSGTNSVQTYKISHNEHFRIEVKDGGSDRKTPFLILQKQLDRETIPTHELFLTALDGGKPPKTGTIQITVDVLDVNDNSPVFTKDSYSAKIVENAPIGTTVIQVNATDLDDGLNGEVFYLFGHDVDNDVRNIFNLDPVTGELFVKGKIDFEKRDQYEIYIQASDKATAPITTDKSILIYVIDVNDNAPEIEVTSFSSTVAENSKLGTTIALISVSDLDSGVNGKVLCLLPENLPFTLIQSSHENTYSLTTASLLDREKISQYNIELVAKDAGKPSLSSIKTITVLISDVNDNSPEFFFSPYVFYVGENNVPGMPMFSVSACDHDFDKNALITYQILRDTSKENKFSSLLNINSESGEMIALTSFDFETLKTFQFHVVATDSGTPSLSTNVTVNVFILDQNDNAPVILYPISANGSAEGVEEVYRDENAGYLVTKVRAYDADIGYNGWLLFSLQEVSDHSLFGLDRYTGQIRTLRAFTETDDANHKLVILVKDNGNVSLSATATVIIKVVEPKEAFAASDVKSTTRDKEENNITFYLIITLGSVSVLFVISILVLIIMQCSKPTNYSSKYLQDAAYDGTLCHSIQYKSADKQYMLVGPRMSTGSAIVPGSNMTTLVVPDRRGIDSREVSSC from the coding sequence atggaaCAAAGATGGCAGGCGTCATGGATACTGAATCTCGCAATATCGTTGTTATTTTGGAGAAGCACCATGGCACAGACAAAATATTCTGTTCTGGAAGAGCAGAAAGATGGAACTGTGGTTGGAAATATAGCAAAGGATCTGGGTATTGATCACAAAAGCCTGAAGGAAAGAGGATTTCGCGTCATTTCAACAACGGTAGATCCTTTGTTCAGGATAAATCAAAATGATGGTGTCTTGTATATCAACGGGGAAATTGATCGGGAAAAGGTGTGTGAGAAAGGGATCTCGTGCTTGGTTAATCTGAAAGTAGCTCTTGAAAACCCATTGGAGATACATTACGTAGCAGTTGAGATTGTGGACATAAACGATCATGCTCCGATATTCCCGGAGAAGGAAAAACGTCTGGAAATAACGGAAAGCCTCTTATCTGGGTCACGGTTTCAGTTACAAGCAGCTCGGGATCCAGACAGTGGTACAAATTCGGTGCAAACATATAAAATCAGCCATAATGAGCATTTCCGAATTGAGGTTAAAGACGGAGGATCAGATCGAAAAACGCCTTTCTTAATTTTACAGAAACAGTTAGACAGGGAAACCATTCCTACCCATGAGCTCTTCCTTACAGCACTGGACGGTGGAAAACCCCCTAAAACCGGGACTATACAAATAACTGTAGATGTCCTAGATGTAAACGATAATAGTCCAGTTTTTACGAAAGACTCTTACTCTGCTAAGATTGTTGAGAACGCACCAATAGGTACAACTGTAATACAGGTGAACGCAACAGACTTGGACGATGGTTTAAACGGTGAGGTGTTTTACTTGTTTGGTCATGATGTTGACAATGACGTGcgtaatatttttaatttagaTCCTGTTACAGGAGAATTGTTTGTGAAGGGAAAGATAGATTTTGAAAAAAGAGACCAATATGAGATTTACATTCAGGCATCGGATAAAGCAACTGCTCCTATAACAACAGATAAGAGCATTTTAATATACGTTATTGATGTAAATGATAATGCACCAGAGATTGAAGTGACGTCATTTTCGAGCACAGTAGCAGAAAATTCGAAGTTGGGAACTACGATAGCACTAATAAGTGTAAGTGATTTAGACTCCGGTGTAAATGGAAAAGTGTTATGCTTGTTACCTGAAAATCTACCTTTTACGTTAATACAGTCCTCACATGAAAATACGTACTCATTAACAACTGCGTCTCTGCTTGACAGAGAGAAAATATCGCAATATAATATCGAATTAGTCGCCAAAGACGCAGGGAAGCCTTCATTGTCGTCTATTAAAACAATTACAGTTCTGATATCTGATGTAAATGATAATAGCCCAGAATTTTTCTTTAGCCCATACGTGTTTTATGTAGGAGAAAACAATGTACCAGGCATGCCCATGTTTTCCGTATCTGCTTGTGACCATGATTTCGACAAAAACGCCTTGATCACCTACCAGATTTTGCGAGACACCAGCAAGGAAAACAAATTTTCTTCATTACTGAACATAAACTCTGAAAGTGGCGAGATGATTGCACTAACAAGTTTTGACTTTgagacattaaaaacatttcagtTCCATGTTGTTGCCACAGATTCTGGAACTCCATCACTGAGCACCAACGTCACAGTGAACGTTTTCATTTTAGATCAGAACGACAATGCTCCAGTGATCTTATATCCAATCAGTGCTAACGGTTCTGCTGAAGGTGTGGAAGAGGTTTACCGCGATGAAAATGCAGGATATTTGGTGACTAAAGTGAGAGCATATGATGCGGACATAGGATACAATGGCTGGTTATTGTTTTCACTCCAGGAAGTAAGTGACCACAGTCTCTTCGGTTTGGATCGCTATACAGGACAGATCAGGACCCTTCGCGCATTCACAGAAACAGACGATGCCAACCATAAACTGGTCATACTGGTTAAAGACAATGGCAATGTTTCACTTTCAGCAACAGCTACTGTGATTATTAAAGTTGTGGAGCCCAAAGAGGCCTTTGCTGCATCAGACGTTAAAAGCACGACAAGAGACAAAGAGGAAaataacattacattttatttaatcattactTTGGGTTCGGTTTCGGTGCTTTTTGTCATAAGCATACTCGTGTTGATAATAATGCAGTGCTCAAAACCCACAAATTATTCCTCAAAGTATTTACAAGATGCAGCTTATGACGGGACATTGTGTCACAGCATTCAGTACAAATCTGCGGATAAACAATATATGTTGGTTGGACCCAGAATGAGCACTGGTTCTGCTATAGTTCCAGGCAGTAACATGACTACTCTAGTAGTACCAGATCGCAGAGGGATAGACTCCAGAGAGGTAAGCAGTTGCTAA